Proteins encoded within one genomic window of Perognathus longimembris pacificus isolate PPM17 chromosome 28, ASM2315922v1, whole genome shotgun sequence:
- the LOC125343130 gene encoding protein SSX4-like, whose product MNSDNSISKIPREDTQKSQKKYQAFEDISKYFSKEEWEKLSYSEKISYVYMKRNYTTMSSLGFNATLPPFMEPKEEVKESLGTDSDEGCSHNMEKCADKQLTKRPKEKVVCHVCTREMSLLLTVFLCDFHIKKMDKKSAKESSGRKERPRAVDSKQVAVKTMCPPAEESASGKCNEKTSGKRRKKNIWTHRLRERKNLVVYEEISDPEEEDDEEDDDEKLKVEVEVVGKGEGEEEEKEEFNAEGKESNEGEKYSGGELEKYSEDHSGEEYNEEEDYNEEDEEYSEEESDEEYFVGEYEDNDDLDVYDDDDEDDYYIGEDLYYFEEEDDDDDDDDDDDIEIEEYILEDEEY is encoded by the exons ATGAACAGTGACAACTCCATTTCAAAGATCCCCAGGGAAGATACTCAGAAATCACAGAAGAAATACCAG GCCTTTGAggatatttccaaatatttctccAAGGAGGAGTGGGAAAAGCTGAGCTATTCAGAGAAAATCTCCTACGTATACATGAAAAGAAACTACACCACCATGTCTAGCCTAG GTTTCAATGCTACCCTCCCACCTTTCATGGAACCCAAAGAGGAGGTGAAGGAATCCCTGGGTACTGATTCAGATGAAGGCTGCAGCCATAACATGG AGAAATGTGCTGACAAGCAACTGACAAAACGTCCAAAG GAAAAGGTGGTATGCCATGTCTG CACTAGAGAAATGTCACTGCTGCTGACTGTGTTTCTATGTGATTTCCACATTAAAAAGATGGATAAGAAGTCAGCAAAGGAGAGCAGTGGTCGTAAAGAACGACCCAGAGCAGTGGACTCCAAACAGGTGGCTGTGAAAACCATGTGCCCCCCAGCAGAAGAAAGTGCTTCAGGCAAGTGCAATGAGAAGACTTCAGGTAAGAGGAG gaagaaaaatatctggACCCATAGGCTGCGGGAAAGGAAGAATCTTGTGGTATATGAAGAGATTAGTGACCCTGAAGAGGAAGATGATGAGGAAGATGATGATGAAAAACTAAAGGTAGAAGTAGAAGTAGTTggcaaaggagaaggagaggaagagg aaaaagaagagttcaATGCGGAAGGAAAGGAATCCAATGAGGGAGAAAAATACAGTGGAGGTGAGTTAGAAAAATACAGTGAAGACCACAGTGGAGAAGAATACAATGAGGAAGAAGACTACAATGAGGAAGACGAAGAATACAGTGAAGAAGAGTCTGATGAAGAATACTTTGTTGGAGAATATGAAGACAATGATGACCTTGATGTttacgatgatgatgatgaagatgactaCTACATTGGAGAAGATTTATACTACTttgaagaagaagatgatgatgatgacgacgatgatgatgaCGATATAGAAATAGAAGAATACATCTTAGAAGATGAAGAATACTGA